In Chelmon rostratus isolate fCheRos1 chromosome 4, fCheRos1.pri, whole genome shotgun sequence, a genomic segment contains:
- the bend5 gene encoding BEN domain-containing protein 5 isoform X1, producing MYAFVRFFEDDMCYALPVSNVEDFRPLHKTDFDNQKVYLVHRTEQNGSAGQPCEAQILALADTVEEFEDSIMQKKMKIPKMSIKNSGNSIENNFGEERMPLRHKKALSQDHGRPLSNSSKSLAAVVARLERNAASSCVEGEEDLDEDRLAEEGEDADDEDEDMEAEHQQHHHQQQQQHLEVDTDCVSGVAAAVVPRVLYEELVHSYRQQEEEMRRLQQELERTRRQLVQQAKKLKEYGSLLTEVKELRDFNRRLQDVLLMRLGSEPMHDNGTQTIKAEVVEPIVEAQETCREEANTSSSYSPSPRTVYTCNDGRVHLGGGIWVEEEKWHQLQRTQGDSKFTKNLAVMIWGTETLKNRSVTGVATKKKKDALPKPPLSPSKLKIVRECLYDRVSQETADSAEITQRLSKVNKYICEKIMDINKSIKNEERRESKLLIRQTVKMENFTYDGM from the exons ATGTATGCTTTTGTTAGATTCTTTGAAGACGATATGTGCTACGCGTTACCCGTTTCAAATGTCGAAGATTTCAGACCTCTGCACAAAACAGATTTTGATAATCAGAAGGTGTATCTGGttcacagaacagaacagaatggCAGCGCAGGCCAGCCGTGCGAAGCACAGATCCTTGCCCTTGCAG ATACAGTAGAGGAATTTGAAGACAGTATAATGCAAAAGAAGATGAAAATTCCCAAGATGTCCATCAAGAATTCAGGAAACTCTATTGAGAACAATtttggagaggagagaatgCCACTCAGGCATAAAAAG GCCCTGTCTCAGGACCATGGACGCCCCCTTTCCAACTCCTCCAAGAGCCTGGCAGCAGTAGTGGCTCGCCTGGAGAGAAATGCAGCTAGTTCCTGTGTGGAGGGCGAAGAGGACCTGGATGAGGACCGGTTggctgaggagggagaggatgcAGATGACGAAGATGAAGATATGGAGGCAGAGCATCAGCAacatcatcaccagcagcaacaacagcatttGGAGGTGGACACGGATTGTGTATCTGGAGTAGCAGCAGCTGTGGTTCCTAGAGTCCTGTACGAGGAGCTGGTTCATAGCTACAggcaacaggaggaggagatgaggaggctgcagcaggagctggagagaaCCCGCAGGCAGCTGGTGCAGCAGGCCAAGAAGCTGAAGGAGTATGGCAGCTTGCTGACAGAAGTCAAAGAACTGAGGGACTTCAACAGGAGGCTGCAAGACGTCCTTCTCATGAGACTGGGCAGCG AGCCTATGCATGACAATGGCACTCAGACAATCAAGGCTGAAGTGGTTGAACCTATTGTTGAGGCCCAGGAGACATGCAGAGAAGAAGCCAACACCAGTTCCAGCTACTCACCCTCACCCAGAACAGTATACACCTGCAACGATGGGAGG GTACACCTCGGAGGAGGAATCtgggtggaggaagagaagtgGCACCAGCTGCAGCGAACCCAGGGAGACTCCAAGTTCACAAAGAACCTGGCTGTAATGATCTGGGGTACTGAAACTCTCAAGAACCGTAGTGTCACTGGAGTTGCcaccaaaaagaagaaagatgCCCTGCCCAAACCTCCACTTTCGCCCAGCAAACTGAAAATCGTCAGAG AGTGTCTGTACGACAGAGTGTCTCAAGAGACAGCCGACAGTGCAGAGATTACGCAGAGATTGTCCAAAGTgaacaaatacatttgtgaaaagATAATGGACATCAACAAGTCCATCAAGAATGAGGAGCGGCGGGAGTCCAAGCTGCTCATCAGACAAACAGTCAAGATGGAGAACTTCACCTACGATGGCATGTAG
- the bend5 gene encoding BEN domain-containing protein 5 isoform X2, with amino-acid sequence MQKKMKIPKMSIKNSGNSIENNFGEERMPLRHKKALSQDHGRPLSNSSKSLAAVVARLERNAASSCVEGEEDLDEDRLAEEGEDADDEDEDMEAEHQQHHHQQQQQHLEVDTDCVSGVAAAVVPRVLYEELVHSYRQQEEEMRRLQQELERTRRQLVQQAKKLKEYGSLLTEVKELRDFNRRLQDVLLMRLGSEPMHDNGTQTIKAEVVEPIVEAQETCREEANTSSSYSPSPRTVYTCNDGRVHLGGGIWVEEEKWHQLQRTQGDSKFTKNLAVMIWGTETLKNRSVTGVATKKKKDALPKPPLSPSKLKIVRECLYDRVSQETADSAEITQRLSKVNKYICEKIMDINKSIKNEERRESKLLIRQTVKMENFTYDGM; translated from the exons ATGCAAAAGAAGATGAAAATTCCCAAGATGTCCATCAAGAATTCAGGAAACTCTATTGAGAACAATtttggagaggagagaatgCCACTCAGGCATAAAAAG GCCCTGTCTCAGGACCATGGACGCCCCCTTTCCAACTCCTCCAAGAGCCTGGCAGCAGTAGTGGCTCGCCTGGAGAGAAATGCAGCTAGTTCCTGTGTGGAGGGCGAAGAGGACCTGGATGAGGACCGGTTggctgaggagggagaggatgcAGATGACGAAGATGAAGATATGGAGGCAGAGCATCAGCAacatcatcaccagcagcaacaacagcatttGGAGGTGGACACGGATTGTGTATCTGGAGTAGCAGCAGCTGTGGTTCCTAGAGTCCTGTACGAGGAGCTGGTTCATAGCTACAggcaacaggaggaggagatgaggaggctgcagcaggagctggagagaaCCCGCAGGCAGCTGGTGCAGCAGGCCAAGAAGCTGAAGGAGTATGGCAGCTTGCTGACAGAAGTCAAAGAACTGAGGGACTTCAACAGGAGGCTGCAAGACGTCCTTCTCATGAGACTGGGCAGCG AGCCTATGCATGACAATGGCACTCAGACAATCAAGGCTGAAGTGGTTGAACCTATTGTTGAGGCCCAGGAGACATGCAGAGAAGAAGCCAACACCAGTTCCAGCTACTCACCCTCACCCAGAACAGTATACACCTGCAACGATGGGAGG GTACACCTCGGAGGAGGAATCtgggtggaggaagagaagtgGCACCAGCTGCAGCGAACCCAGGGAGACTCCAAGTTCACAAAGAACCTGGCTGTAATGATCTGGGGTACTGAAACTCTCAAGAACCGTAGTGTCACTGGAGTTGCcaccaaaaagaagaaagatgCCCTGCCCAAACCTCCACTTTCGCCCAGCAAACTGAAAATCGTCAGAG AGTGTCTGTACGACAGAGTGTCTCAAGAGACAGCCGACAGTGCAGAGATTACGCAGAGATTGTCCAAAGTgaacaaatacatttgtgaaaagATAATGGACATCAACAAGTCCATCAAGAATGAGGAGCGGCGGGAGTCCAAGCTGCTCATCAGACAAACAGTCAAGATGGAGAACTTCACCTACGATGGCATGTAG